A part of Melittangium boletus DSM 14713 genomic DNA contains:
- a CDS encoding aminoglycoside phosphotransferase family protein produces MELEAALRDQVGKAIGRPVPQAPIKKLKGDASNRSYYRVGSPPESWVVMEMPLDASKKSEEASKGEPPKELPFVNVHRYLERLGIRVPRILRYDEPAGMMVLEDLSDVTFEAALEGGKHRDALYTRAVELLARLRAQAERQVDPECLAFTRAFDEDLYDWELHHFREWGLEAWSGKKPTETERAELDRTFRDIARQLAAAPRGFTHRDYQSRNIMVKDGELVVIDFQDALQGPRQYDLVALLRDSYVELDRAFVDAMLDRYIATFAEVTGERIEPTAFKAYFDLLTLQRKMKDAGRFEFIHRVKGNPGFLVSIPASLRYVRDAFERRPELAGLRALVARYVPEVG; encoded by the coding sequence ATGGAACTCGAGGCCGCGCTGCGCGACCAGGTGGGGAAGGCCATTGGCCGCCCCGTGCCCCAGGCTCCCATCAAGAAGCTCAAGGGCGATGCGAGCAACCGCTCGTATTACCGCGTGGGCTCTCCGCCGGAGAGCTGGGTGGTGATGGAGATGCCGCTCGATGCGTCGAAGAAGAGCGAGGAGGCGTCGAAGGGCGAGCCGCCCAAGGAGCTGCCCTTCGTCAACGTGCACCGCTACCTGGAGCGCCTGGGCATCCGCGTGCCGCGCATCCTGCGCTACGACGAGCCCGCGGGGATGATGGTGCTCGAGGACCTGAGCGACGTGACGTTCGAGGCGGCGCTCGAGGGCGGCAAGCACCGCGACGCGCTCTACACCCGCGCGGTGGAGCTGCTCGCGCGCCTGCGCGCCCAGGCCGAGCGCCAGGTGGACCCGGAGTGCCTCGCCTTCACGCGCGCCTTCGACGAGGACTTGTACGACTGGGAGCTGCACCACTTCCGCGAGTGGGGCCTGGAGGCCTGGAGCGGCAAGAAGCCCACGGAGACGGAGCGCGCCGAGCTGGACCGGACCTTCCGCGACATCGCGAGGCAGCTGGCCGCCGCGCCGCGCGGCTTCACCCACCGCGACTACCAGAGCCGCAACATCATGGTGAAGGACGGCGAGCTGGTGGTCATCGACTTCCAGGACGCGCTCCAGGGCCCGCGGCAGTACGACCTGGTGGCGCTCCTGCGTGACAGCTACGTGGAGCTGGACCGGGCGTTCGTGGACGCCATGCTCGACCGCTACATCGCCACGTTCGCGGAAGTGACGGGCGAGCGCATCGAGCCCACGGCGTTCAAGGCCTACTTCGATCTGCTCACGTTGCAGCGCAAGATGAAGGACGCGGGCCGTTTCGAGTTCATCCACAGAGTGAAGGGAAACCCGGGTTTCCTGGTATCCATCCCCGCGTCGTTGCGCTATGTGCGCGATGCCTTCGAGCGCCGTCCAGAGCTCGCGGGCCTGCGCGCGTTGGTGGCCCGGTACGTGCCAGAAGTGGGCTGA
- a CDS encoding pyridoxal-phosphate dependent enzyme, giving the protein MDIHDNILSAIGHTPLVKLQRMVGPNDATVLVKCEFMNPGASIKDRMALYIIEKAEREGKLKPGGTIVENTSGNTGMGVALAAAVKGYKCIFTMPDKMSLEKINRLKALGAQVVVTPTNVPAEDPRSYYETAKRLHRETPGAFMLNQYHNPDNIEAHYKVTGPEIYEQTEGKFDYFVSGLGTGGTMSGAGKYLKEKIPGLKNVGVDPEGSVYEGYFKTGKLTEPHVYKVEGIGEDMLCGAMDFKVVDDVRQVDDRQSFVAARRLAREEGIFAGGSAGAAVHVAVQLAKEVGKGKTIVVILPDTGMSYISKFHSDEWMRDNGFMEEKGAGTVRDLLQGKRGEVITARKGQRVDEVVETMRQRGISQMPVLGEDGRALGMIHEYDLLNALVAAQVKFADTIDSIVAPMQGVVAPETSLNRLREVFNQDKVAVVKEGEKVLAVVTKIDLIEHMHRAAP; this is encoded by the coding sequence ATGGACATCCACGACAACATCCTCTCCGCGATTGGCCACACGCCGCTGGTGAAACTGCAGCGCATGGTCGGGCCGAACGACGCCACCGTGCTCGTCAAGTGCGAGTTCATGAACCCGGGCGCGTCCATCAAGGATCGCATGGCGCTCTACATCATCGAGAAGGCCGAGCGGGAGGGGAAGCTCAAGCCCGGCGGCACCATCGTGGAGAACACCTCGGGCAACACGGGCATGGGCGTGGCGCTGGCCGCGGCGGTCAAGGGCTACAAGTGCATCTTCACCATGCCGGACAAGATGTCCCTGGAGAAGATCAACCGCCTCAAGGCGCTGGGCGCGCAGGTGGTGGTGACGCCCACGAACGTGCCGGCCGAGGATCCGCGCAGCTACTACGAGACGGCCAAGCGCCTGCACCGCGAGACGCCCGGCGCCTTCATGCTCAACCAGTACCACAACCCGGACAACATCGAGGCGCACTACAAGGTCACCGGTCCGGAGATCTACGAGCAGACCGAGGGCAAGTTCGACTACTTCGTGTCGGGCCTGGGCACGGGCGGCACCATGAGCGGCGCGGGCAAGTACCTCAAGGAGAAGATCCCCGGCCTCAAGAACGTGGGCGTGGACCCGGAGGGCTCCGTCTACGAGGGCTACTTCAAGACGGGCAAGCTGACCGAGCCGCACGTCTACAAGGTCGAGGGCATTGGCGAGGACATGCTGTGCGGCGCCATGGACTTCAAGGTCGTGGACGACGTGCGCCAGGTGGATGACCGCCAGAGCTTCGTGGCGGCGCGCCGGCTCGCGCGCGAGGAGGGCATCTTCGCGGGCGGCTCGGCCGGAGCCGCGGTGCACGTGGCGGTGCAGCTCGCCAAGGAAGTGGGCAAGGGCAAGACGATCGTCGTCATCCTCCCCGACACCGGCATGAGCTACATCAGCAAGTTCCACTCGGACGAGTGGATGCGCGACAACGGCTTCATGGAGGAGAAGGGCGCGGGCACCGTGCGCGATCTGCTCCAGGGCAAGCGCGGCGAGGTCATCACCGCGCGCAAGGGCCAGCGCGTGGACGAGGTGGTGGAGACCATGCGCCAGCGTGGCATCAGCCAGATGCCCGTGCTCGGCGAGGACGGCCGCGCCCTGGGCATGATCCACGAGTACGATCTGCTCAACGCGCTGGTGGCCGCGCAGGTGAAGTTCGCCGACACCATCGACAGCATCGTGGCGCCCATGCAGGGCGTGGTGGCGCCCGAGACGAGCCTCAACCGGCTGCGCGAGGTGTTCAACCAGGACAAGGTCGCCGTGGTGAAGGAGGGCGAGAAGGTGCTCGCCGTCGTCACGAAGATCGATCTCATCGAGCACATGCACCGCGCCGCGCCCTGA
- a CDS encoding glutathione-independent formaldehyde dehydrogenase, with translation MLAVVLKDAMTVRVEEVEDPRIEKPTDAIIRITSSGICGSDLHMYEGRTLMPVDPVLGHENMGIVQEVGSAVVSVRKGDRVVLPFNIGCGTCFNCTRRGTHSCLMANPHGPHAAYGYAAMGPYKGGQAEYLRVPWADFNCLKLPGQPGDDLEDDFLLLSDVFPTAYHATELARVQPGSTVAVFGAGPVGLLAAYCSLIRGAAEVYVVDSVPERLAKVREMGAVPVDFTRGDPVEQIRQLRRSNPFITGAMRPGEEQMMGVMCGIDAVGYQARDIRYADTHGGPERAAQVLEQLIELINPTGHLGSVGVYIAPDPGARDESTRQGLYTLPFAKAWDKGLTISGGQTPVKRYNVFLRDLIIARRARPGFIVSHHLPLSAAPDAYRKFDARKEGYTKVILLPQTSPMARA, from the coding sequence ATGCTCGCCGTCGTTCTCAAGGACGCCATGACCGTTCGCGTGGAGGAAGTGGAAGACCCCCGCATCGAGAAGCCCACCGACGCCATCATCCGCATCACTTCCTCGGGCATCTGTGGAAGCGATCTCCACATGTACGAGGGCCGCACGCTCATGCCGGTCGATCCCGTGCTCGGCCACGAGAACATGGGCATCGTGCAGGAAGTCGGCAGCGCCGTGGTGAGCGTCCGCAAGGGCGACCGCGTGGTGCTGCCCTTCAACATCGGCTGCGGGACCTGCTTCAACTGTACACGCAGGGGAACGCACTCATGCCTGATGGCCAACCCGCATGGCCCCCATGCCGCCTATGGCTACGCCGCCATGGGTCCCTACAAGGGAGGGCAGGCCGAGTACCTGCGTGTGCCCTGGGCGGACTTCAACTGCCTCAAGCTGCCCGGACAGCCGGGAGACGATCTGGAGGATGATTTCCTGCTCCTCTCGGATGTCTTCCCCACGGCCTACCACGCCACCGAGCTGGCACGGGTCCAGCCGGGCTCCACGGTGGCCGTGTTTGGCGCGGGCCCGGTGGGCCTGCTCGCCGCCTACTGCTCGCTCATTCGCGGAGCCGCGGAGGTGTACGTGGTGGACAGCGTCCCCGAACGCCTCGCCAAGGTGCGGGAGATGGGCGCCGTGCCCGTGGACTTCACCCGGGGAGATCCGGTGGAGCAGATCCGCCAACTGCGCCGGAGCAACCCGTTCATCACCGGCGCCATGCGTCCGGGCGAGGAGCAGATGATGGGCGTGATGTGCGGCATCGACGCCGTGGGCTACCAGGCGCGCGACATCCGCTACGCGGACACGCATGGGGGACCGGAGCGCGCGGCGCAGGTGCTCGAGCAACTCATCGAGCTCATCAACCCCACGGGCCACCTGGGCAGCGTGGGCGTCTACATCGCGCCGGACCCGGGAGCCCGTGACGAGTCCACCCGGCAGGGCCTCTACACGCTGCCGTTCGCCAAGGCGTGGGACAAGGGCCTGACCATCAGCGGCGGACAGACGCCCGTGAAGCGCTACAACGTCTTCCTGCGGGATCTCATCATCGCCCGGCGGGCGCGGCCCGGCTTCATCGTGAGCCACCACCTGCCCCTGAGCGCGGCGCCAGACGCCTACCGCAAGTTCGACGCGCGCAAGGAGGGCTATACCAAGGTCATCCTCCTGCCCCAGACGAGCCCCATGGCGAGGGCCTGA
- a CDS encoding tetratricopeptide repeat protein: protein MTVSIHAAEGVRLMTQGMTGPAIQEFERALSENPKELTALLGLARLRLALSDDTKARELLRRVLEIHPTHTEALGHLARLDAEAGDERGVTVLKGLAGQLDAGFFEYLNLGRVLLARNVFEEAAAAFELARKQQPNNPHVLTYLGLALRGQGKSDEALAHFLKAASLTQHEHLPLLHAARLLAHKGQVPRALELMKQALSRAHDKSEVYPELIKLIILTGDPKGAARTAVEFRQVSPQNAEGAYLQGLATLLSGDPRGAEPALRDAITLAPDTVEGRVALANVRRILKDPAGEQKLLEEASKLDPKAPAPACDLAVIYLSKPGGSGRAQAVQVLTPPLAAHPEDPNLHLNMALALADSDKGRAREHARKALVSSQASNREQAERLLASLG, encoded by the coding sequence ATGACCGTCTCCATTCATGCCGCCGAAGGCGTGCGTTTGATGACCCAGGGCATGACCGGGCCGGCGATCCAGGAGTTCGAGCGCGCCCTGTCCGAGAATCCGAAGGAGCTCACCGCGCTGCTCGGGCTGGCGCGGCTGCGCCTGGCGCTGAGCGACGACACGAAGGCGCGGGAGCTGCTGCGACGGGTGTTGGAGATCCACCCCACGCACACCGAGGCCCTCGGCCACCTGGCCCGGCTCGACGCCGAGGCGGGTGATGAGCGGGGCGTCACGGTGCTAAAGGGACTCGCGGGGCAGTTGGACGCGGGCTTCTTCGAGTACCTCAACCTCGGCCGCGTCCTGCTGGCGCGCAACGTCTTCGAGGAGGCCGCGGCGGCGTTCGAACTCGCGCGCAAGCAGCAGCCCAACAACCCCCACGTGCTCACCTACCTGGGCCTGGCCCTGCGAGGGCAGGGGAAGTCCGACGAGGCGCTGGCCCACTTCCTCAAGGCCGCGTCCCTGACCCAGCACGAGCACCTGCCGCTGTTGCATGCCGCGCGGCTGCTCGCCCACAAGGGTCAGGTGCCGCGTGCGCTCGAGTTGATGAAGCAGGCGCTGTCGCGGGCGCACGACAAGTCGGAGGTCTACCCGGAGCTCATCAAGCTCATCATCCTCACCGGCGACCCGAAGGGGGCGGCTCGGACGGCCGTCGAGTTCCGGCAGGTGAGCCCCCAGAACGCCGAGGGCGCCTATCTGCAGGGGCTCGCGACGCTGCTGTCGGGAGATCCGCGCGGGGCCGAGCCCGCCTTGCGCGATGCCATCACCCTGGCGCCAGACACGGTGGAGGGCCGGGTGGCCCTGGCCAACGTGCGCCGCATCCTCAAGGATCCGGCTGGAGAGCAGAAGTTGTTGGAGGAGGCCTCGAAGCTGGATCCCAAGGCGCCCGCCCCCGCGTGTGACCTGGCGGTCATCTACCTGTCCAAGCCCGGTGGAAGTGGACGGGCCCAGGCCGTCCAGGTGCTCACCCCTCCGCTCGCCGCGCACCCGGAGGATCCGAACCTCCACCTCAACATGGCGCTGGCGCTGGCCGACAGCGACAAGGGCCGCGCCCGCGAGCATGCGCGCAAGGCCCTGGTGAGCTCGCAGGCGAGCAACCGCGAGCAGGCGGAGCGGCTTCTGGCCAGCCTGGGCTGA
- a CDS encoding transporter, with the protein MAIGPVSRSPIAPTTPKPSRVEVNVDNKGLTNTGVTVNLPNKPTMPTKPTAQDVKDTFTQAGKDTIASAIRGLIPAITAGVQGSKGNPDFKSTGGAGASGQASAGVGPDGAHAGASGSVGAGVGGVKAEGELPGGIQGEAHVNGPSISLEGHADAKVGKDGLDIDVGVDVDATLADAGASAKKTIDFEVAGEKFSAEVDLSAAGKIGADGKINLNVHVGLDGKPSITANAEGFAGAKAELTGSVALKHEGDTMVSGSVTASATAGIGGKAHADIGLDGGKVKFDIGAEATVGVGLGVELAGEVNVPEIIEAGADVTAGAIGGKFKDGWDKFTGLFS; encoded by the coding sequence ATGGCTATCGGTCCTGTCAGCCGCTCCCCCATCGCCCCCACCACCCCCAAGCCGAGCCGCGTCGAGGTGAACGTCGACAACAAGGGTCTGACGAACACGGGTGTGACGGTCAACCTGCCGAACAAGCCGACGATGCCGACGAAGCCGACGGCCCAGGACGTGAAGGACACCTTCACCCAGGCGGGCAAGGACACGATCGCGTCGGCCATCCGGGGCCTCATCCCCGCCATCACCGCGGGCGTGCAGGGCAGCAAGGGCAACCCGGATTTCAAGAGCACGGGGGGCGCGGGCGCCTCGGGTCAGGCCAGCGCGGGCGTGGGTCCGGACGGGGCGCACGCGGGGGCGAGCGGCTCGGTGGGCGCGGGCGTGGGCGGGGTGAAGGCCGAGGGCGAGCTGCCCGGTGGCATCCAGGGTGAGGCGCACGTCAACGGCCCGAGCATCAGCCTCGAGGGCCACGCGGACGCCAAGGTGGGCAAGGACGGCCTGGACATCGACGTGGGCGTGGACGTGGACGCCACGCTGGCCGACGCGGGCGCGAGCGCCAAGAAGACGATCGACTTCGAGGTGGCCGGTGAGAAGTTCTCCGCCGAGGTCGACCTGTCGGCGGCCGGGAAGATCGGCGCGGATGGCAAGATCAACCTGAACGTGCACGTGGGCCTGGACGGCAAGCCCTCCATCACCGCCAACGCCGAGGGGTTCGCGGGCGCCAAGGCGGAGCTGACGGGCTCGGTGGCCCTCAAGCACGAGGGCGACACGATGGTGAGCGGCAGCGTCACCGCCAGCGCCACGGCGGGCATCGGTGGCAAGGCGCACGCGGACATCGGTCTGGATGGCGGCAAGGTCAAGTTCGACATCGGCGCGGAGGCCACGGTGGGCGTGGGCCTGGGCGTGGAGCTCGCCGGTGAGGTGAACGTGCCCGAGATCATCGAGGCGGGCGCCGACGTGACCGCTGGCGCCATCGGCGGCAAGTTCAAGGATGGATGGGACAAGTTCACGGGCTTGTTCAGCTAG
- a CDS encoding DUF4403 family protein, with protein sequence MPHSRLRPVPALLAALFLVSCGGHRIEPQHLRPSAPAANGGRPVSDPPPSRIVLHATVFREALIRKMAESLPRTGEGDAQVFAGQTVHYTWQREPVTLKFDRGRVVVGVAVNGRFNLLGERTLPLTITLAGEPVMTPDFQALLQSTDVQVVASGPVDSVNRAIEGKLRELIAKTIDTFRFDVRPLMNQAFERLARPIEIPVGDQVACAELKVTSLEAAPTVLADGFEKDLGIVVLPSVTLPCTPVASLAPTPAENAGAPASGDETHLASDAPPVPAPGPEGVASLPPEPDAATSPPPRVAMPLLQNVSTLPSGPFRVVIPVAARYEELSRALESSMKGRLYFSESNPELYMESPQVYPSHDTVVIRMNLGGKARVGSYSVAVGGELFFAGHPHVLDNQLSVPDLEIAPGTASELVKLKFALDYAAIRDQARQALRVDISERLAAVKDKLSTELSFSEDQGCVRGQVLRTEVTGVHPHATFLRIYVQVDAQLGLYMPCKQ encoded by the coding sequence ATGCCTCACTCGCGCCTTCGCCCCGTTCCCGCGCTCCTCGCGGCCCTGTTCCTCGTGTCCTGCGGTGGCCACCGCATCGAGCCACAACACCTGCGGCCCTCCGCCCCCGCGGCCAACGGCGGCCGTCCGGTGTCGGACCCGCCCCCCTCGCGCATCGTGCTGCACGCCACCGTCTTCCGCGAAGCGCTCATCCGGAAGATGGCCGAGAGCCTGCCGCGCACCGGCGAGGGAGACGCCCAGGTCTTCGCGGGCCAGACGGTCCACTACACCTGGCAGCGCGAGCCGGTGACGCTCAAGTTCGATAGGGGCCGGGTGGTGGTGGGCGTGGCGGTCAACGGCCGCTTCAACCTGCTGGGCGAGCGCACCCTGCCCCTCACCATCACCCTGGCCGGCGAGCCCGTCATGACGCCGGACTTCCAGGCGCTCCTGCAGTCCACCGACGTGCAGGTGGTGGCCTCCGGCCCCGTGGACTCCGTCAACCGCGCCATCGAGGGCAAGCTGCGCGAGCTCATCGCGAAGACGATCGACACGTTCCGCTTCGACGTGCGCCCACTGATGAACCAGGCCTTCGAGCGGCTCGCCCGGCCCATCGAGATTCCGGTGGGAGACCAGGTGGCGTGCGCCGAGCTGAAGGTGACCAGCCTGGAGGCCGCGCCCACCGTGCTCGCCGACGGCTTCGAGAAGGACCTCGGCATCGTCGTGCTGCCCTCGGTGACGCTGCCGTGCACGCCCGTGGCCAGCCTCGCCCCAACCCCCGCCGAGAACGCCGGCGCCCCGGCCTCGGGCGATGAGACCCACCTCGCCAGCGATGCGCCTCCGGTGCCGGCTCCGGGCCCGGAAGGCGTGGCGTCCCTCCCGCCCGAGCCCGACGCGGCGACAAGCCCGCCGCCGAGGGTGGCGATGCCCCTGCTGCAGAACGTCTCCACCCTGCCCTCCGGCCCCTTCCGGGTGGTGATTCCCGTGGCCGCCCGCTACGAGGAGCTGTCCCGGGCGCTCGAGTCCTCCATGAAGGGCCGCCTCTATTTCTCCGAGTCCAACCCGGAGCTCTATATGGAGAGCCCCCAGGTCTACCCGTCCCACGACACGGTGGTCATCCGAATGAACCTGGGCGGCAAGGCCCGGGTGGGCAGCTACTCGGTGGCCGTGGGGGGCGAGCTGTTCTTCGCCGGCCATCCCCACGTGCTCGACAACCAGCTGTCCGTGCCGGACCTGGAGATCGCCCCGGGCACGGCGAGCGAGCTGGTGAAGCTCAAGTTCGCCCTGGACTACGCCGCCATCCGGGACCAGGCCCGGCAGGCGCTCCGGGTGGACATCTCCGAGCGGCTCGCGGCGGTGAAGGACAAGCTGTCCACGGAGCTGTCCTTCTCCGAGGACCAGGGCTGTGTGCGCGGGCAGGTGCTGCGCACGGAAGTCACCGGCGTGCACCCCCACGCGACCTTCCTGCGCATCTACGTCCAGGTGGATGCGCAGCTGGGGCTCTACATGCCGTGCAAGCAGTAG
- a CDS encoding cystathionine gamma-synthase — MRFDTLAIHAGQEPDPTTGAIMTPVYLTSTYVQAGPGEHKGYEYSRTQNPTRKALQDCLAALEGARHGLAYASGLAATDNLMHLLNAGDHVVVSDDVYGGTFRIFDKVWKRHGLDFSFVDLSNPDAFAAAITPKTKMVWVESPTNPMLKLIDLARIAETAKKRGILSVCDNTFMTPYFQRPLDLGFDVVTHSTTKYLNGHSDVVGGFACTSHDDLAEKMYFLQNAVGGVPGAMDSFLVLRGVKTLGVRMERHAQNAMKVAEFLASHPKVNKTTYPGLSSHPQHALARQQMKGFGGMLTFDIKGGLEAARTFLKTVKVFACAESLGGVESLIEHPAIMTHASVPKQTREVLGISDGLIRLSVGIEDAQDLIDDLKQALEVA, encoded by the coding sequence ATGCGCTTCGATACCCTCGCCATCCACGCCGGCCAGGAGCCGGATCCCACCACTGGCGCCATCATGACGCCGGTCTACCTGACCTCCACCTACGTCCAGGCGGGCCCCGGGGAGCACAAGGGCTACGAGTACAGCCGTACCCAGAACCCCACCCGCAAGGCGCTCCAGGACTGCCTCGCGGCGCTCGAGGGGGCCAGGCACGGCCTCGCGTACGCCTCGGGTCTGGCCGCCACGGACAACCTGATGCACCTGCTCAACGCGGGGGATCACGTCGTGGTGTCCGACGACGTGTATGGCGGCACCTTCCGCATCTTCGACAAGGTGTGGAAGCGCCACGGCCTGGACTTCTCCTTCGTGGACCTGTCCAACCCGGACGCCTTCGCGGCCGCCATCACCCCGAAGACGAAGATGGTGTGGGTGGAGTCGCCCACCAACCCCATGCTCAAGCTCATCGACCTGGCGCGCATCGCCGAGACGGCGAAGAAGCGGGGCATCCTCTCGGTGTGCGACAACACCTTCATGACCCCGTACTTCCAGCGCCCGCTGGACCTGGGGTTCGACGTGGTGACGCACTCCACGACGAAGTACCTCAATGGTCACAGTGACGTGGTGGGCGGCTTCGCCTGCACGAGCCACGACGACCTGGCCGAGAAGATGTACTTCCTGCAGAACGCCGTGGGCGGCGTGCCCGGTGCCATGGACAGCTTCCTGGTGCTGCGCGGCGTGAAGACGCTCGGCGTGCGCATGGAGCGCCATGCCCAGAACGCCATGAAGGTGGCCGAGTTCCTGGCCTCGCACCCCAAGGTGAACAAGACCACCTACCCGGGCCTGTCGAGCCACCCGCAGCACGCGCTCGCCCGCCAGCAGATGAAGGGCTTTGGCGGCATGCTGACCTTCGACATCAAGGGCGGCCTCGAGGCGGCGCGCACGTTCCTCAAGACGGTGAAGGTGTTCGCCTGCGCCGAGTCGCTCGGCGGCGTGGAGTCGCTCATCGAGCACCCGGCCATCATGACGCACGCCTCGGTGCCCAAGCAGACGCGCGAGGTGCTTGGCATCTCCGATGGGCTCATCCGCCTGTCCGTGGGCATCGAGGACGCGCAGGATCTCATCGACGACCTCAAGCAGGCGCTCGAGGTGGCGTGA
- a CDS encoding class I SAM-dependent methyltransferase — translation MTTGDAGSAAAGGMFENRLRKNARHFRKWARARGLTAFRVYDRDIPEYPFAVDLYGEHVHLVEYPRRKALKGGLEEQRAEVLAAVSTVLEVPEARIHVKTHLPQPWGRSQYGRVGQGTERLVVEEQGLKFWVNLGDYLDTGLFMDHRVTRARVRDEARGKSFLNLFCYTGAFTVYAAAGGASRTLSVDLSNTYLDWAEENLALNGLSHSRHTLLRGDALAWVLAQAEAPEETFDLVVCDPPSFSTSKKMQGTFNVQRDHVKMLRALGSLLSPGGVLYFSTNFLGFELKDTAVRDYASVDELTPGSIPEDFQREHIHRCWRLVAPR, via the coding sequence ATGACGACAGGGGACGCAGGCTCGGCAGCGGCGGGAGGCATGTTCGAGAACCGTCTGCGCAAGAACGCGCGGCATTTCCGCAAGTGGGCCCGGGCGCGAGGACTCACCGCCTTTCGCGTCTACGACCGGGACATTCCCGAGTACCCCTTCGCGGTGGACCTCTACGGGGAGCACGTCCACCTGGTGGAGTACCCCCGCCGCAAGGCGCTCAAGGGGGGCCTGGAGGAACAGCGAGCCGAGGTGTTGGCGGCGGTGAGCACGGTGCTGGAGGTGCCCGAGGCGCGCATCCACGTGAAGACGCACCTGCCGCAACCCTGGGGCCGCTCGCAGTACGGGCGCGTGGGCCAGGGTACCGAACGGCTGGTGGTGGAGGAACAAGGGCTCAAGTTCTGGGTGAACCTGGGCGACTACCTGGACACGGGGCTCTTCATGGACCACCGGGTGACGCGGGCACGGGTGCGCGACGAGGCTCGGGGCAAGAGCTTCCTCAACCTCTTCTGCTACACGGGCGCCTTCACGGTATACGCCGCCGCGGGCGGAGCCTCGCGCACCCTGAGCGTGGACCTGTCCAACACCTACCTCGACTGGGCCGAGGAGAACCTCGCCCTCAACGGCCTGTCCCACTCGCGCCACACGCTCCTGCGCGGGGACGCCCTGGCCTGGGTGCTCGCCCAGGCGGAGGCCCCCGAGGAGACCTTCGATCTGGTGGTGTGTGACCCGCCCTCCTTCTCCACCTCCAAGAAGATGCAGGGCACCTTCAACGTCCAGCGCGACCACGTGAAGATGCTGCGGGCGCTGGGCTCGCTCCTGTCCCCGGGCGGCGTGCTCTACTTCTCCACCAACTTCCTGGGCTTCGAGCTGAAGGACACCGCCGTGCGCGACTACGCGAGCGTGGACGAGCTCACCCCCGGCTCCATCCCCGAGGACTTCCAGCGCGAGCACATCCACCGCTGCTGGCGCCTGGTGGCGCCCCGCTGA
- a CDS encoding phospholipase D-like domain-containing protein has product MRGTLKTCLLSLALVWFTACAANGARTSDFILRGEIPSDPVGFDLALYETLGTRFTTGNQVEWIDNGALFERIKQDVRTAKSSINIVLFIWRSGEPGDSLAQEISERTKTGVICRVLLDPFGSTDLEKVKPRLERAGCDVRIFRPLPADETLARNHRKLVIVDGRVGYTGGFGVHTVWLGDARNENEWRDVAVRAEGPVVAQMQQAFAENWQEMGGVLLPASDFAAMYAPPKPGGARAAFVSSTPNPEVTRSERSILLMCKAARRRLWIGQSYFTPTSTLLSLLVQQARSGVDTRVLAPGDKNDQPVITVTQRLSYPDLATAGVRLWEWPISMMHSKVILVDDHLVMVGSINFDILSYRLMEEGALIVDDEAFAQQAERAFLSDFQKSVEVGKQWYGSRYGP; this is encoded by the coding sequence ATGCGTGGAACGCTGAAGACGTGTCTCCTGAGTCTGGCCCTGGTGTGGTTCACCGCCTGCGCCGCCAATGGCGCGCGGACGTCCGACTTCATCCTCCGTGGGGAGATTCCCTCGGACCCGGTGGGCTTCGACCTGGCGCTCTACGAGACGCTGGGCACCCGGTTCACCACGGGCAATCAGGTCGAGTGGATCGACAACGGCGCGCTCTTCGAGCGCATCAAGCAGGACGTGCGCACGGCGAAGTCCTCCATCAACATCGTGCTGTTCATCTGGCGCTCCGGAGAGCCCGGGGACTCGCTCGCCCAGGAGATCTCCGAGCGCACGAAGACGGGGGTCATCTGCCGGGTGCTGCTCGATCCATTTGGGAGCACCGACCTGGAGAAGGTGAAGCCGCGACTGGAGCGGGCGGGGTGTGATGTCCGGATCTTCCGGCCCCTGCCCGCGGACGAGACCCTGGCGCGCAACCACCGCAAGCTCGTCATCGTGGATGGACGCGTCGGGTACACGGGCGGCTTCGGGGTCCATACGGTCTGGCTCGGGGACGCGCGCAACGAGAACGAGTGGCGGGATGTCGCGGTCCGGGCCGAGGGCCCCGTGGTGGCGCAGATGCAGCAGGCGTTCGCGGAGAACTGGCAGGAGATGGGGGGCGTGCTGCTGCCCGCTTCGGATTTCGCGGCCATGTACGCCCCGCCCAAGCCGGGAGGCGCCCGCGCGGCCTTCGTCAGCAGCACGCCCAATCCCGAGGTGACCCGCTCCGAGCGGAGCATCCTCCTGATGTGCAAGGCGGCCCGGCGCCGGTTGTGGATCGGCCAGTCCTACTTCACGCCGACCTCCACCCTGCTCTCGCTCCTGGTGCAGCAGGCGCGCTCCGGGGTGGACACGCGTGTGCTCGCGCCCGGGGACAAGAATGATCAGCCGGTCATCACCGTCACTCAGCGGCTGTCCTACCCGGACCTCGCCACCGCCGGCGTGCGCCTCTGGGAGTGGCCCATCTCGATGATGCACTCCAAGGTCATCCTCGTGGACGATCACCTGGTGATGGTGGGCTCCATCAACTTCGACATCCTGTCGTACCGGTTGATGGAGGAGGGCGCGCTCATCGTCGACGACGAGGCCTTCGCCCAACAGGCCGAGCGCGCCTTCCTCTCCGACTTCCAGAAGTCCGTCGAGGTGGGAAAGCAGTGGTACGGCTCGCGATACGGCCCATAG